GGACCCCAGGTGAGGATTGACGTACCAGCCCACCTGGGCAGCGGCCAGCGGAAGGTCCAAATCATCGGACAGCGAGACCTGGGACCCATCCACGGCGATGGTGAGCTGGCCGCTAAGGGCTGAGAGCGCCCATTCGCGGGCATCCCGGTGAGAGGCAAAGGATCGGCCGAATGGTATCGCCTGGCTTGTCACGGTGCCGTGCTCCGCGGTGAGGCGCGCTCCGGGCCACCGGTTGTCCCGGAGCCTTGTCTCCACTTCCACCGCAGTGAGCTGGCCCAAGGAGGCGAAGGCGCGCTGGGCATCCAGGGCATCGTGAGCGCGGGAGCGTTCGCTGCGGAGGAGAAGCTCCCTCTTGGCTTCCAGGGCCTGCACGGCTCGCGCGGGATCGAACACTAGCCTCGCTCCAGACGGCTGAGTCCGTTCTCCTTGCGCACTCGGATGACGTTCTCGGTCACGCTCTCTAGGGAATCGTCGTGGCTAATGATGAAGAGCTGGTCCAGATCGCGGATGCTGCGTATCTGCTCCGCCAGGCTGTGGCGTCGTTCCTCGTCCAGATTGACGGTGGGCTCGTCGAAGAAGGCGATCCTCACGTCCGATATTTCGCGAAGGAGTGCCAGGCGGACCGCCAGAGCAGCGGCCATCTGCTCCCCTCCCGAGAGCTGAGCGAATTCCCGCGTCTCGGCGGCGCGTCGCACGCTGATGCCATACTCGTCATCCCAGGCCAGGACGGAGGCATAGTCCCCCATGAGCTCAGCGTAGGTCGCCGAGGCGCTCTGGGATACCCGGGCCAGAACCAGCCGCGCGATCTCGGGGCCGGTCCGACGGATGGTCTCTCGCAGGAAGGAAAGGGTCTCCACGCCCTTGCTGTCCCGGTCGACCTGGCGCTGCAGGCTGTCCCGCTGCTCCTCCAGCTTCTCCAGTTCCCGTACCCGACGGTCCGCCTCTGCCAGGCGGCGCTCGAGCTCGGCGACCAGGGAAGTGGACTGAGCCAGTTCCACCTCCAGCTGGTGCTCGCGCGCTCTCGCCTCCTGATGCGCCTGCCGGTCATACGCCTGGCCCAGCCTCTCGGACGTAGCCTGGGCGCATTCGAGATCGTCCTGAGCGCGCCTCAACGCCTCGACCTGGCTCTGGTACTGGCGCAGCCGGGCCGGCAACTCCTCGGCCAGAGTGGAAACACGGCGGTAGGTGTCGAACGCTTCGCGGTGGCCGTCTCGGGCGGCGGCCGCCGCTGACAGGCACTCATCGAGGCTCCCGTGGCTGGCCAACTGGGCCCCAAGACGGGTGGCAGCCTCCATCGCCGCTGCGGCCTCAGCCTGGACCCGGGAATACGCCTGCTGCAGCTCTTCCTTCTCTGCCACGAGCGTCTCAGCGGACGTCAGACGGGCTCGGGGGTCGCCGAGCGATTTCAGATCCTCCGCTATGCGGGTGGCCTCAAGGTCCAGCTCGGACAGCAGCGCCAGTCTGGCGGCCAACTCCTCGGATTCCTGCCTGGTACGGACCTGCTCTTCTCTCTTGGCTCTAAGCTCGGCCTCCGCCCGCCGCAACTGGTCGGTCTGCTTCTGGGCTGTCTCCACCGTCTGTTGTTGAGCGCGCCGTTCCTGCCGCAGGCGATCAACCTCCCTGTGAAGCTGGGCCAGAGTCTTGTCCTCCTGTTGCAGCTGGGTCTCCAGCTGCTCAAGGAAGCCGGCCGCATCGTGCCGGTCGAAAGGGCGGAGACAGGCGGGGCAGGCTTTCGTCTCCCCACGCCGAACGGCCTCGGCTGCCCGGCGCTGCGTCTCCACCTTGGCTGCGAGGAGACTGGCCTCCGCTGACACCGCGGCGAATTGCGAGTTCAGCTCTTGCAGCCTAGCCTGAGCGGCCTGGAGCTGTTCCGGTGTGGCCGAGAGCGCCTGCTGACGATCAGCCAGAGCCTCGATCTGTCGGGCGATGTCGGCCAGCTTCTGCTCCACCCCGGCCAACCGGATGGCTACCTCCTCTCGCATCGCCAGGCGCAGCCGGATGTCCGTCAGTTGCGACTCTAGCTGAGTCTGCCGGGCTGCGGCTGGACGAAGGGCCTCGGCGGCGGTCTCCGCTCGGGCCACGCGCTCTAGCCTGTCGGTGAGAGCCCGGTGTTCGGCTTCCAAGCGAGCCACCGTCTTCTCAACAGCACTCAACTCCTCCCGGAGGCGGTCGCGCTGGGCGCGCTGCTGCTCCAGAAGGCGCACCTGGGCCTCGAGCTCTATGTACTGGTCGTGGCCGGCGCGGGCCTGTTCAGCCAGTTCGGCTGCTTCCTGGGCCTCCCGACGTCGCCGATCTGCCTCGTCGCGTCTCTGGACGGCCAGCTGGTAGGCGGCTCTGGCCGCAACCAGACGCTCGTGGGCTTCCCTTGCCGCTTGCTCCTGCTGATCCAGGCTTTCACGGGCCCTCCGCACGTCAGCCAACTCCAGCTCCAGCAAGGAGAGTTGCCGCCGTGCGTCTCCCAGTCTCTCCTGAACGGACACGAACTCATCGCGCGCGCCTCGAGAATCCCGGATCCGCTCCGAGAGGGCTTCCAGCTTACCGCGGGTAACAGAGACCCGATCCCGGCCCCAGGCTAGGGGGCGGGACAGGCGCTGAAAGGCCACCTCGAACTCCTGCAGGGCCAGCAACTCCTCGAAGCGAGCCTTCCGCGGGCCGGGTGAGAGTAGGAAGTCGCTGGTCAGCTGCCCCTGAGGGACTCCTACCACCCCTTCGAACAGGGACGAAGGTCGCACGCCGGCCTTGATCCCCAGGTGCTGGAGCAGCTCGGCCTGCACGTCCCTCACCCCCACGGCAACGGTCAGGCCGTGGGCATCGCCATGCATGCGCGCGGTGGAGGCGCCCTCCCGCCGC
The genomic region above belongs to Anaerolineae bacterium and contains:
- a CDS encoding SMC family ATPase, with amino-acid sequence MILAVHLENIKSYERGEIEFAPGTNAICGPNGAGKSTLIEAIGFALFGSQRVKQEQLIRNDCAHGRIEVRFISSLDELPYTVIRELRREGASTARMHGDAHGLTVAVGVRDVQAELLQHLGIKAGVRPSSLFEGVVGVPQGQLTSDFLLSPGPRKARFEELLALQEFEVAFQRLSRPLAWGRDRVSVTRGKLEALSERIRDSRGARDEFVSVQERLGDARRQLSLLELELADVRRARESLDQQEQAAREAHERLVAARAAYQLAVQRRDEADRRRREAQEAAELAEQARAGHDQYIELEAQVRLLEQQRAQRDRLREELSAVEKTVARLEAEHRALTDRLERVARAETAAEALRPAAARQTQLESQLTDIRLRLAMREEVAIRLAGVEQKLADIARQIEALADRQQALSATPEQLQAAQARLQELNSQFAAVSAEASLLAAKVETQRRAAEAVRRGETKACPACLRPFDRHDAAGFLEQLETQLQQEDKTLAQLHREVDRLRQERRAQQQTVETAQKQTDQLRRAEAELRAKREEQVRTRQESEELAARLALLSELDLEATRIAEDLKSLGDPRARLTSAETLVAEKEELQQAYSRVQAEAAAAMEAATRLGAQLASHGSLDECLSAAAAARDGHREAFDTYRRVSTLAEELPARLRQYQSQVEALRRAQDDLECAQATSERLGQAYDRQAHQEARAREHQLEVELAQSTSLVAELERRLAEADRRVRELEKLEEQRDSLQRQVDRDSKGVETLSFLRETIRRTGPEIARLVLARVSQSASATYAELMGDYASVLAWDDEYGISVRRAAETREFAQLSGGEQMAAALAVRLALLREISDVRIAFFDEPTVNLDEERRHSLAEQIRSIRDLDQLFIISHDDSLESVTENVIRVRKENGLSRLERG